From a region of the Paenibacillus segetis genome:
- a CDS encoding sensor histidine kinase: MNNRRFNTLSWKMAWFSLASLGFTALVLMIGYYFTSMLLWLNPSQSFWGVTLIRWVINNIGSTPIMIIVGVPLFILFTLIISRDTMSDLHSISTGVQTISDGNLSYHIPVSRTDELGTLAVNINAMADKLESALQEERAAAKAKNELITGVSHDLRTPLTSVLGFLEYIEQDRYDNEIELRYYVNIAYEKSLTLKKLIDDLFEYTRVSGSELPLDLQPVDLGKLLEQLAEEFVPVLEQADMSYRIHINEGSLLVQGDADELVRLYENLFTNAVRYGKEGKILDISVYRKDDRVVATCTNYGPPIPAENIPHLFKRFYRVDPSRSRETGGTGLGLAIAKSITELHKGSITAKSSRKKTEFETSFPAIAE; the protein is encoded by the coding sequence TTGAATAACAGACGTTTCAATACACTATCTTGGAAAATGGCATGGTTCAGTCTCGCAAGCCTAGGGTTCACCGCCCTAGTTCTTATGATCGGCTATTATTTCACATCGATGCTCCTATGGCTCAATCCTTCGCAGTCTTTTTGGGGAGTGACGTTAATCCGCTGGGTCATCAACAATATCGGCTCGACTCCAATCATGATCATTGTTGGCGTGCCTTTATTTATTCTCTTCACTCTGATCATATCCCGTGATACCATGAGTGATCTGCATAGCATCTCTACTGGTGTGCAGACGATATCAGACGGGAATCTATCCTATCATATCCCCGTTTCGCGTACAGATGAACTGGGGACATTGGCAGTAAATATAAATGCAATGGCCGACAAGCTAGAGTCAGCATTACAGGAGGAACGGGCGGCAGCTAAAGCAAAAAACGAGCTTATCACCGGAGTTTCCCACGACCTCCGAACGCCGCTTACGTCTGTGCTTGGATTTCTTGAGTATATAGAGCAAGACCGCTATGATAACGAGATCGAGCTACGTTATTATGTGAATATTGCTTATGAAAAATCGCTGACACTAAAAAAACTAATTGATGATCTATTCGAGTATACAAGGGTATCCGGTAGCGAATTACCACTTGATCTTCAGCCAGTTGATCTGGGAAAACTACTCGAACAACTCGCAGAGGAGTTTGTCCCCGTTCTGGAGCAAGCCGATATGTCGTATCGAATCCATATTAACGAGGGGTCTTTGTTAGTACAAGGGGATGCGGACGAGCTGGTTCGGTTATATGAGAACTTGTTCACCAATGCCGTTAGGTACGGCAAGGAAGGTAAGATTCTAGACATTTCCGTATATAGGAAAGACGATAGAGTAGTTGCCACTTGCACAAACTATGGTCCCCCCATACCGGCTGAAAACATCCCTCATCTATTCAAACGTTTTTACCGGGTGGACCCATCACGTTCACGGGAAACTGGCGGTACAGGACTCGGCCTGGCCATTGCCAAGAGCATTACGGAGCTTCATAAAGGGAGTATTACAGCCAAAAGTTCACGGAAAAAGACAGAATTCGAGACTTCCTTTCCAGCTATAGCTGAATAG
- a CDS encoding response regulator transcription factor, which produces MDNGTLLLVDDEAEIVKLMQIYLENEGYRLLTARDGLEALEIVSKETIDLMVLDIMMPNMDGIEACIKIRETQKFPIIMLSAKGQELDKITGLSVGADDYVTKPFSPLELVARIKSQLRRTRNYMGDLAAKQDEILIDGLLINSATHEVSVDGQQVKLTPREFAILEFLARNAGQVISMEQIYAKVWKEQFLESNNTLMVHIRKIREKIEANPRKPRYLKTVWGVGYKIDKEG; this is translated from the coding sequence ATGGACAACGGTACGCTGCTCCTAGTAGACGATGAAGCCGAAATTGTTAAACTGATGCAAATCTATCTTGAGAACGAAGGTTATCGACTGTTAACTGCCCGTGATGGACTTGAAGCGCTTGAAATTGTTAGCAAAGAAACCATCGATCTCATGGTACTTGATATTATGATGCCCAATATGGATGGCATAGAAGCCTGCATCAAGATTAGAGAAACTCAAAAATTCCCAATTATTATGCTATCAGCCAAAGGACAAGAACTTGATAAAATCACTGGACTTAGTGTAGGAGCTGACGATTATGTGACCAAGCCTTTTAGTCCCCTGGAGCTTGTAGCGCGAATTAAATCACAACTTCGCAGAACACGAAATTATATGGGAGATCTAGCTGCAAAACAGGATGAAATCCTGATTGATGGACTGTTAATCAATTCCGCAACACATGAGGTTAGCGTGGATGGACAGCAGGTTAAATTAACTCCTAGAGAATTTGCTATTTTGGAGTTTCTTGCCCGAAATGCGGGTCAAGTGATAAGTATGGAGCAGATCTATGCCAAGGTTTGGAAAGAACAATTTCTCGAGAGTAACAACACACTTATGGTTCACATACGTAAGATTCGCGAAAAAATCGAAGCTAACCCAAGAAAACCGAGGTATTTGAAGACAGTCTGGGGAGTCGGGTACAAAATTGATAAAGAGGGATAA
- a CDS encoding acyltransferase produces the protein MTTIKKERVPELNIVRAICILGVITVHATSYATVQLTGSGYFILYNFFNIFMKFGTPTFIAMSAFVLFYNYSDRPLNRELIVGFYKKRLLYILLPYFLFSLFYFSLTQVIAGSTLNAEMISNFINKLLTGKAYTHLYFVFINVQFYLLFPFLLLLFKRYPKSRKWAIVAGIVIQWLFILGNKYQFHVTSRGSWCFTYFSYYMLGAWLGMYYPMIKEKFNNMISKNGVRETGVGMLLRGIWAVWLCSGVSHSILWYQSRLYGHSFNSLAYDLLYSIFAFTSLPVLMHAASMLLRKNKLSLLCRPLNRLGSLSFGVYLIHPFFLLLYRQLSPAISTAWVLHLWYIGGFIVALGCSWIVVGLAARYLPYAWMIFGNLPKLKKKLITNNSSAYIARKEI, from the coding sequence ATGACTACGATCAAAAAGGAAAGAGTTCCTGAGCTCAATATCGTCAGAGCTATTTGTATTCTAGGGGTAATTACAGTTCATGCTACTTCGTATGCAACAGTACAATTAACAGGCTCTGGTTATTTTATTCTTTATAATTTCTTTAATATCTTTATGAAATTCGGGACCCCAACTTTTATCGCGATGAGCGCTTTTGTTCTCTTCTACAACTATAGTGACCGGCCATTAAATAGAGAGCTAATCGTAGGATTTTATAAAAAAAGATTGCTGTACATTCTGCTCCCCTACTTCCTATTCTCATTGTTTTATTTTTCGCTCACTCAAGTGATAGCGGGTTCTACGCTTAATGCTGAGATGATCTCAAACTTTATAAATAAACTACTCACAGGAAAGGCATATACCCATCTCTATTTTGTGTTCATCAATGTGCAGTTCTATCTGCTGTTTCCTTTCCTATTGCTATTGTTCAAGCGTTACCCAAAATCAAGAAAATGGGCCATTGTAGCAGGGATCGTCATCCAATGGTTATTTATACTGGGCAACAAATATCAGTTCCATGTAACAAGTAGAGGTAGCTGGTGCTTCACTTATTTCTCTTATTACATGTTAGGCGCATGGTTAGGCATGTACTATCCAATGATCAAAGAGAAGTTCAATAACATGATTTCGAAAAATGGCGTGAGAGAAACAGGCGTTGGAATGCTATTACGAGGAATATGGGCAGTGTGGCTATGTTCAGGAGTTTCTCACTCCATTTTGTGGTACCAAAGTCGGCTCTATGGACATTCCTTTAATTCGCTCGCATATGACCTGCTCTACAGTATTTTTGCGTTCACAAGTCTTCCCGTCCTCATGCATGCTGCTAGTATGTTACTTCGTAAGAACAAGTTATCACTGTTATGCCGCCCGTTAAATCGACTCGGCTCACTCTCGTTTGGTGTATATCTGATTCATCCTTTTTTTCTACTACTATACCGGCAGTTATCTCCGGCGATAAGCACTGCTTGGGTTCTGCACCTATGGTATATCGGCGGATTCATCGTGGCATTAGGCTGTTCCTGGATTGTGGTCGGGTTAGCAGCACGCTATTTGCCTTATGCATGGATGATTTTCGGAAATTTACCAAAACTAAAAAAGAAGCTAATCACAAATAACAGCTCAGCTTATATAGCAAGAAAGGAAATTTAA
- a CDS encoding Ig-like domain-containing protein: protein MKIRNNKMIHFLLVMVLVFMTVLPTNAMADNEKLTAIGWENSTSIKLNVSESKQLRVMAVYDNQTDKPVEITSKAVWTSSNEKVASIKNGKVTAKKSGDAIITAKYGDFQIEAQIKVDSKILNLKLSTKSFRLSKGGESVLPTVKAVREDGTEQDVTAFIQWTLSSPVAEISNGKIKGVTAGRATLKGTYLTKSITIPVAVTADIVKIEANLKSLQLNIKKVKSLQVTGTYEGGKTVNLSSDMKWESSNSSIAKVTGSKVQAVAEGSTTLTGTYQGQTVTIEVKVVPVLTKLIPSEKKLMLAPGGNASVNLTAWYDTGKSISVTNQVVWTSSKPSVATVVNGKIQAVSKGTASIKAKFATKTVTISVTVK from the coding sequence TTGAAGATTAGAAATAACAAAATGATACATTTTCTATTAGTTATGGTACTAGTATTTATGACGGTATTGCCAACTAATGCGATGGCAGATAATGAGAAATTAACAGCCATTGGCTGGGAGAATTCCACATCGATTAAGCTAAATGTATCTGAAAGTAAGCAACTTCGCGTGATGGCTGTATACGATAATCAGACCGATAAACCTGTGGAGATCACAAGCAAAGCAGTATGGACTTCGAGTAACGAGAAGGTTGCATCGATAAAGAACGGAAAAGTTACCGCGAAGAAATCAGGTGACGCAATCATTACAGCCAAGTATGGTGATTTCCAAATAGAGGCACAGATTAAGGTGGACTCTAAGATACTAAATCTTAAGCTCTCAACGAAATCATTCCGTCTTAGCAAAGGTGGCGAGAGCGTTCTACCTACAGTAAAAGCTGTTCGTGAGGATGGTACAGAACAAGATGTAACTGCATTTATTCAATGGACCCTAAGTAGCCCGGTTGCAGAAATAAGTAACGGCAAAATTAAAGGAGTGACAGCGGGGAGAGCTACGCTAAAGGGTACGTATCTGACTAAATCGATTACGATCCCGGTTGCTGTAACTGCGGATATTGTAAAGATAGAGGCTAACCTTAAATCACTCCAACTGAATATAAAGAAGGTAAAATCCCTTCAAGTGACTGGGACCTATGAGGGTGGGAAAACGGTTAATCTTAGCAGTGATATGAAATGGGAATCTTCAAATAGCAGTATTGCAAAAGTAACAGGGTCCAAAGTACAGGCTGTTGCAGAGGGATCTACTACACTGACTGGTACATATCAAGGTCAAACAGTTACGATAGAAGTTAAAGTTGTACCTGTACTCACTAAACTGATTCCAAGCGAGAAGAAACTCATGTTAGCCCCAGGGGGGAATGCATCAGTTAACCTTACTGCATGGTATGATACAGGCAAATCCATATCTGTTACGAATCAAGTCGTGTGGACAAGCTCAAAACCATCCGTTGCTACCGTTGTTAACGGTAAGATACAAGCGGTTAGCAAAGGAACGGCCAGTATTAAAGCTAAATTTGCTACAAAAACAGTTACGATATCCGTCACCGTTAAATAG
- a CDS encoding glycoside hydrolase family 30 protein has protein sequence MPTVQTVVTAKNTDERLSPKNGIVFKVRDGNNPADVELRPERGYQTMIGFGGAFTESAAYTLSRMSPAKRAEVIHRYFHPVEGLGYSMGRVHIHSCDFSLGNYSYVEDNDTELATFDISHEYKWVMPLIKDAMKVRGGELTMLASPWSPPAWMKTNGEMNNGGSLRPEYGDVWARYYTKFIEAYRKEGIPIWAVSVQNEPAAVQTWDSCIYSAEEERDFVKNHLGPVMHQAGLEDVNIIIWDHNRDIMVERASVVLSDPEAAKYVWGTGIHWYVSEDFENVGKVHDLFPDKHLLFTEGCQEGGVKLGEWFTGERYGRNMIGDLNQWTEGYLDWNLVLDETGGPNHVGNLCDAPIIADTTTDEVHYNSSYYYIGHFSKFIAPGAVRIGLESENSGILSTAFRNPDGSIAVVLMNESEEDRSVTLGLGEQIASCQLTAHSIVTHLISE, from the coding sequence ATGCCAACAGTACAAACCGTAGTAACTGCTAAGAACACGGACGAACGATTAAGTCCAAAGAACGGAATTGTATTTAAGGTAAGGGATGGGAATAATCCAGCTGATGTAGAACTGAGACCAGAGCGAGGGTATCAGACTATGATTGGTTTTGGAGGCGCATTCACTGAATCTGCGGCGTATACGTTGTCGCGAATGAGCCCAGCGAAACGAGCGGAGGTCATTCATCGTTATTTTCACCCTGTAGAGGGACTCGGTTACAGCATGGGGCGCGTGCATATTCATAGCTGCGATTTTTCCTTAGGAAACTATTCCTATGTTGAAGACAACGATACGGAATTAGCTACATTTGATATTTCTCATGAGTATAAGTGGGTGATGCCACTTATTAAGGACGCCATGAAAGTAAGAGGTGGAGAATTGACGATGCTGGCTTCTCCGTGGAGCCCTCCTGCATGGATGAAGACCAACGGTGAGATGAATAATGGTGGATCACTAAGACCAGAATATGGGGATGTCTGGGCACGTTATTACACCAAGTTCATTGAAGCATACCGTAAGGAAGGAATACCAATCTGGGCAGTTTCGGTTCAGAATGAGCCAGCCGCAGTTCAGACATGGGACTCTTGTATATACAGCGCAGAAGAAGAACGCGATTTTGTGAAGAATCATCTCGGTCCAGTGATGCACCAAGCAGGCCTGGAAGATGTGAACATCATCATCTGGGATCACAACCGCGATATTATGGTGGAACGCGCATCGGTCGTGTTATCTGATCCTGAGGCAGCGAAATATGTTTGGGGGACGGGCATTCACTGGTATGTCAGCGAGGATTTTGAGAATGTAGGTAAGGTTCATGACCTCTTCCCTGATAAGCATTTGTTGTTCACTGAGGGCTGTCAAGAAGGCGGCGTGAAGCTGGGCGAATGGTTTACAGGTGAACGCTACGGACGAAATATGATAGGCGATCTGAATCAATGGACGGAAGGTTATCTGGATTGGAATCTTGTACTCGATGAGACAGGAGGTCCAAATCATGTAGGTAATCTATGCGATGCACCGATTATTGCAGACACGACTACGGATGAGGTTCATTACAATAGCTCTTACTATTATATTGGTCATTTCAGTAAATTTATTGCTCCCGGTGCAGTACGTATCGGCTTAGAATCCGAAAATTCAGGCATTCTGTCCACTGCATTCCGGAATCCAGACGGAAGTATTGCTGTTGTACTGATGAATGAAAGTGAGGAAGATCGCAGTGTCACTCTAGGCTTGGGAGAACAAATTGCTTCCTGCCAGCTGACAGCGCATTCTATCGTAACGCATCTTATTTCTGAATAA
- a CDS encoding ABC transporter permease has protein sequence MLPMNVKSSSRRSLWRRFIAQRHLQVMALLGVAWMIIFNYIPMYGIIIAFKEFNIVKAISEAPWVGLTHFKEFLQDDNLPNVIRNTLGISLIKLCIGFPLPIIFALFLNEVRSVRYKKAIQTISYLPHFLSWVVLGGILATWLADVGIINHILQALHLIDEPISYLAEPKYFWTIIISSDIWKELGWSAIIYLAAISGVSPDMYEAATIDGAGRFQKMWYVTLPAIKSTISILFILAVSGVLSSNFDQILVLRNSLNDSASNVIDYYVYQTGILSGRFSYSAAVGLIKSVITLILLLIANKVSQKINDTSLF, from the coding sequence ATGCTGCCTATGAACGTAAAATCCTCCTCACGTCGTTCACTCTGGAGAAGATTTATTGCCCAACGACATTTGCAAGTGATGGCACTACTAGGTGTAGCTTGGATGATAATTTTCAATTACATTCCGATGTATGGAATTATCATTGCTTTTAAGGAATTCAATATTGTCAAAGCCATTTCGGAAGCACCGTGGGTGGGACTTACTCACTTTAAGGAGTTTCTGCAAGACGACAATCTTCCAAATGTGATTAGAAATACGCTAGGTATCAGTTTGATTAAGCTGTGTATCGGTTTTCCACTGCCGATCATATTCGCACTTTTTCTTAATGAAGTTCGTTCCGTAAGGTACAAAAAGGCGATTCAGACGATTTCGTACTTACCACACTTTCTCTCATGGGTAGTACTTGGTGGGATATTGGCTACATGGCTTGCTGATGTAGGTATTATCAACCACATCCTGCAAGCGCTTCATCTCATCGATGAGCCGATTTCCTATCTAGCCGAACCAAAGTACTTCTGGACCATCATTATATCCTCGGATATTTGGAAGGAACTTGGTTGGTCTGCGATCATCTATCTGGCTGCGATATCTGGGGTATCACCAGATATGTATGAAGCGGCAACGATTGACGGTGCAGGACGGTTTCAGAAAATGTGGTATGTTACCCTACCAGCGATCAAATCTACCATTAGCATTCTCTTTATTCTCGCAGTCAGTGGTGTATTGAGTTCTAATTTCGATCAGATTCTGGTGCTACGTAACTCATTAAATGATAGTGCTAGTAATGTCATTGACTACTATGTCTACCAAACAGGTATTCTATCAGGCCGGTTCTCTTATTCTGCCGCTGTTGGTCTGATCAAATCAGTTATCACCCTTATTTTGCTGCTTATTGCTAACAAAGTATCTCAAAAAATTAATGACACATCGCTGTTTTAG
- a CDS encoding cellobiose phosphorylase: MSNYYFESGKFVIEQFDKGKPFSSFLPGLAGLKGIPMWSFYVNRGQGIASFGVRDKNSPIMEFSPANISYKNVAETGFRTFIKIKGEQEIYEPFQSARPDQAAKRIMTILPNGLTIEESHAVHGLKTTVHYFILPNEDYAALVRRVKIENIGDKEIDLELLDGLPEILPYGVENSGYKDIGNLLRSWMDVYNVENGIPFYKLRSSTSDEAEVSEITNGHFYLSFTGEGEKISPIVDFEVVFGGNTSLVYPDRFAETTLADLAELPQYPVNKVPCGFSGVARNLAPGKELIVNTLIGHVNDIDKINKKSEAVCRDEYITLKAQEAADLTEELTADIATHTSSEIFDAYCKQSYLDNFLRGGYPFIFDNGGDGYVVHLYSRKHGDLERDYNFFSLAPEYYSQGNGNFRDMNQNRRNDVFFNPKVGSFNIKMFYSLIQADGYNPLSVQGTSFEVMPEHKDKLKNWITEGAVDHHDELAKLCSRRFTAGGLINYIADHDVTLQMSEQEFLSGVLSLSKQNIEATFGEGFWSDHWTYNMDLVEGYLEIFPDKKHELLFGDETYAFYDSPAYVLPRSEKYVISQGKVRQYGALLEDEEKLHKLNRKAGNTEWLRTEGGYGSIYYSNLFVKMVSLALNKFATLDPYGMGVEMEGNKPGWNDAMNGLPGLFGSGMSETFELKRMVVFLLEALKDSETEDATVKLPEEMVQLLNQVYDHVTSALAGDLAQFRYWDMVASAREGYRASIRFGITGNQSEVTLAYIREAFSQFLVKIDEGIKKAVELGNGIAPTYFRFEATRFQPVTDAAGHPVISGYGLPKAIVEEFEVFALPYFLEGPTRWLKTLKDPVQAKKIYNTIKTTGLYDPTTSMYQTSSSLEGESPEIGRMRAFTPGWLERESNFLHMSYKYLLELLKSGLYEEFYGEMKTSLVPFLDPAVYGRSTLENSSFIATGGNPDPGTHGRGFVARLSGSTAEFLSMWRTMMAGKSVFTVVDEELTLSLAPILPGWLFDEQGKVSFTFLGGTEVTYHNPRRVDTFGAEGAVIRSLKLVYRDGTAVGSSGGLLRGEAAEALRRGEIASIEAELE; this comes from the coding sequence ATGAGTAACTATTATTTTGAATCGGGCAAGTTTGTGATTGAACAATTTGACAAAGGGAAGCCATTCTCAAGCTTTCTTCCAGGGCTCGCTGGTCTAAAAGGCATACCGATGTGGTCCTTTTATGTAAACCGAGGTCAGGGGATTGCTAGTTTCGGTGTTCGCGATAAGAATTCTCCGATCATGGAATTCTCACCGGCTAACATTTCTTATAAAAATGTAGCAGAAACGGGTTTTCGGACTTTTATTAAGATCAAGGGTGAACAGGAAATCTATGAACCTTTTCAATCCGCGCGTCCTGATCAGGCGGCTAAGCGGATCATGACGATTCTACCGAACGGGCTTACGATTGAAGAAAGTCATGCTGTACATGGTTTGAAGACGACAGTTCACTATTTCATTTTGCCGAATGAGGATTATGCAGCTCTCGTTCGTCGGGTGAAGATTGAGAATATCGGTGACAAAGAGATCGATCTGGAACTGCTGGATGGCCTACCAGAGATTCTACCTTACGGGGTAGAGAATAGTGGCTACAAGGATATCGGTAATCTTTTGCGCAGCTGGATGGATGTATACAATGTCGAAAATGGCATTCCGTTCTACAAGTTACGTTCAAGTACAAGTGACGAGGCGGAGGTTAGTGAAATTACTAACGGTCATTTCTATCTATCATTTACAGGCGAGGGTGAAAAAATCTCACCGATCGTCGATTTTGAGGTGGTTTTTGGAGGTAACACATCCCTTGTCTACCCTGATCGATTTGCTGAGACAACGCTTGCTGATCTCGCAGAGCTGCCGCAATATCCAGTGAATAAAGTACCTTGCGGATTTAGCGGTGTAGCAAGAAACCTAGCTCCGGGTAAAGAATTAATCGTGAATACGTTGATCGGGCATGTCAACGACATCGACAAAATCAATAAGAAATCAGAGGCTGTATGCCGTGATGAATATATAACTCTCAAGGCTCAGGAAGCTGCAGACCTGACGGAGGAGTTGACAGCAGACATTGCCACTCACACCTCATCAGAAATATTTGATGCTTACTGTAAGCAGTCCTATCTCGATAATTTCCTCCGTGGAGGATACCCGTTCATTTTTGATAACGGGGGAGACGGATATGTTGTTCACTTGTATTCTCGTAAGCATGGCGACTTGGAGCGAGACTATAACTTCTTCTCACTAGCTCCAGAATACTATTCTCAGGGCAACGGGAATTTCCGTGATATGAATCAGAATCGACGGAATGATGTGTTTTTTAACCCGAAAGTTGGCAGTTTCAATATCAAAATGTTTTATAGCTTGATTCAAGCTGACGGATATAATCCGCTGAGTGTACAAGGAACAAGCTTTGAGGTTATGCCAGAGCATAAGGACAAGTTGAAGAACTGGATTACTGAAGGGGCTGTAGATCATCACGATGAACTTGCGAAGTTATGCAGCAGACGCTTTACGGCTGGTGGGTTGATCAACTACATCGCTGATCATGATGTCACACTTCAAATGAGCGAACAGGAATTTTTGTCTGGCGTATTGTCCTTGTCTAAGCAGAACATTGAAGCGACCTTTGGTGAAGGGTTCTGGTCTGACCACTGGACGTACAATATGGATCTGGTTGAGGGTTATCTGGAAATATTCCCTGACAAGAAGCATGAGCTTCTCTTTGGAGATGAGACATATGCCTTCTATGATAGTCCGGCATATGTTTTGCCTCGCAGTGAGAAATATGTTATTAGCCAAGGCAAGGTACGGCAATATGGTGCGCTCTTGGAAGATGAAGAGAAGCTGCACAAGTTGAACCGGAAAGCAGGAAATACAGAATGGCTTCGTACTGAAGGTGGCTATGGCAGTATTTATTACAGTAATCTGTTCGTGAAAATGGTGTCGTTAGCGTTGAACAAGTTTGCTACCTTGGATCCTTACGGTATGGGTGTTGAGATGGAAGGGAACAAGCCGGGCTGGAACGATGCTATGAACGGCTTGCCAGGATTATTTGGTTCCGGAATGAGCGAGACTTTCGAATTGAAGCGGATGGTTGTCTTCTTGTTAGAAGCTCTAAAAGATTCAGAAACCGAAGATGCGACTGTGAAGCTGCCTGAGGAAATGGTGCAGTTGCTAAATCAAGTATACGACCATGTAACCTCAGCATTAGCAGGTGATCTTGCACAGTTCCGTTACTGGGATATGGTGGCTTCTGCGAGGGAGGGCTATCGCGCAAGTATTCGTTTTGGCATCACAGGGAATCAATCTGAGGTGACACTAGCGTATATCCGCGAGGCATTCTCCCAGTTCCTTGTCAAAATCGATGAAGGAATAAAGAAAGCGGTAGAGCTGGGCAACGGAATTGCTCCTACTTATTTTCGCTTTGAAGCAACACGCTTCCAGCCAGTGACTGATGCAGCTGGTCATCCAGTGATCAGTGGCTATGGTCTGCCGAAAGCTATCGTAGAAGAGTTTGAAGTCTTTGCATTACCTTATTTCCTGGAAGGACCAACTCGTTGGTTGAAGACGTTAAAAGATCCTGTACAGGCGAAGAAGATTTACAACACGATCAAAACGACGGGGCTCTACGATCCCACAACGTCAATGTATCAAACGTCCAGCAGTCTCGAAGGAGAGTCACCTGAAATCGGACGGATGCGCGCTTTCACACCAGGTTGGCTAGAACGGGAATCGAACTTCCTGCATATGTCCTACAAATATTTACTTGAGTTGTTGAAATCAGGGCTCTATGAAGAATTTTACGGAGAGATGAAGACTTCACTCGTTCCATTCCTTGACCCAGCTGTTTATGGACGTAGTACTTTAGAGAATTCTTCGTTTATTGCTACCGGGGGCAATCCGGATCCTGGGACTCACGGAAGAGGTTTTGTCGCTAGACTCAGCGGGTCAACTGCGGAATTCCTCAGTATGTGGAGAACGATGATGGCTGGAAAATCGGTGTTCACTGTAGTGGACGAAGAGTTAACGTTATCCTTGGCGCCGATTCTACCTGGTTGGTTATTTGATGAACAAGGAAAAGTCTCATTTACCTTCCTTGGTGGTACTGAAGTGACGTATCATAACCCGCGGCGAGTCGATACCTTCGGAGCAGAAGGAGCAGTAATTCGGAGCCTGAAGCTTGTATACCGTGATGGAACGGCAGTAGGAAGTTCTGGAGGGCTGCTACGTGGTGAAGCTGCTGAAGCTCTACGTCGTGGAGAGATTGCTTCAATCGAAGCTGAACTGGAGTAA
- a CDS encoding LacI family DNA-binding transcriptional regulator, with amino-acid sequence MITIYDIAKKTGYSPTTVSKAFNNYSDVREKTRQEIFRTAREMGYVPNAHARTLTTKKSWTIGVLFIESTGVGIRHPFFSAVIESFKQVAVAKGYALMFISKDVAGKQSGYLENCKIRGVDGVVVFLSDYGDPYFQELLDSDIPTVILDYETTQSHTVCSDNTAGALLAIEYLESLGHSKIAHISGGMNTYPGMMRQLGYEAAMKQRGLEIRDSYVVEGAYYSLESGYGAMMELLQLPERPTAIFASGDLLALGAIMAAKDSGLSVPNDISVLGFDDIDLAKYVTPALTTIRQDTALLGSRAADILFATIDRDRDDIEALVLPVEVVERDSCAPPARGIS; translated from the coding sequence TTGATAACTATATATGATATTGCTAAAAAAACCGGTTACTCACCTACAACTGTGTCCAAGGCGTTCAATAACTATTCCGATGTACGTGAGAAGACCCGCCAAGAGATATTCAGAACAGCCAGAGAAATGGGATATGTACCCAATGCTCATGCGCGTACGCTAACCACTAAGAAATCGTGGACCATCGGTGTGTTGTTCATTGAGAGTACGGGAGTCGGAATCAGACACCCTTTTTTCAGTGCCGTCATTGAGAGCTTCAAACAGGTTGCTGTTGCCAAAGGTTATGCTTTGATGTTTATCTCCAAGGATGTAGCGGGTAAACAGAGCGGATATTTGGAAAATTGCAAAATCCGTGGTGTTGATGGTGTCGTAGTCTTTTTATCGGATTATGGAGATCCTTACTTCCAGGAACTTCTGGACAGTGATATTCCTACCGTCATTTTGGACTATGAGACAACCCAATCGCATACGGTGTGTTCTGACAACACAGCAGGTGCACTCTTGGCGATAGAATATCTGGAATCCCTCGGTCACAGTAAGATTGCTCACATTTCTGGAGGTATGAACACGTATCCAGGAATGATGCGTCAACTGGGGTATGAGGCAGCAATGAAGCAACGAGGACTTGAAATAAGGGACTCTTATGTCGTTGAAGGTGCATATTACTCTCTTGAGAGTGGCTATGGAGCAATGATGGAGCTGCTTCAATTGCCGGAACGGCCGACAGCAATATTTGCGTCAGGTGACTTGCTAGCATTAGGTGCTATTATGGCAGCTAAAGACAGTGGACTTTCCGTTCCAAATGATATCTCTGTCTTAGGATTTGATGATATCGACCTCGCAAAGTATGTTACACCCGCTTTAACGACAATACGGCAGGACACGGCTTTATTAGGAAGTCGTGCAGCAGACATTCTCTTTGCCACCATCGATAGAGATCGAGATGACATTGAAGCATTGGTGCTCCCTGTAGAAGTAGTTGAAAGGGATTCCTGTGCGCCTCCGGCGAGAGGGATATCATGA